Proteins from one Ovis aries strain OAR_USU_Benz2616 breed Rambouillet chromosome 12, ARS-UI_Ramb_v3.0, whole genome shotgun sequence genomic window:
- the LOC105613169 gene encoding uncharacterized protein LOC105613169, giving the protein MEKKCKKAKWLSGEALQIAVKRREAKSKGEKERYKHLNAEFQRIARRDKKEFFSDQCKEIEENNRMGKTRDFFKKIRDTKGTFHAKMGSIKDRNGLDLTEAEDIKKRWQEYMEELYKKDLHDPDNHDDVITNLEPDILECEVKWVLESITMNKASGGDGIPIELFQILKDDAVKVLRSICQQVWKTQQWPQEWKRSVFIPIPKKGNAKECSNYCTIALISHASKVMLKILQARLQQYVNCELPDVQGGFRKDRGTRDQIANIRWIMEKTREFQKYIYFCFIDYAKAFDCVDHNELWMASQTRCT; this is encoded by the coding sequence atggaaaagaaatgcaaaaaagcaaaatggctgtctggggaggccttacaaatagctgtgaaaagaagagaagcgaaaagcaaaggagaaaaggaaagatataagcatctgaatgcagagttccaaagaatagcaagaagagataagaaagaattcttcagcgatcaatgcaaagaaatagaggaaaacaacagaatgggaaagactagagatttcttcaagaaaattagagataccaagggaacatttcatgcaaagatgggctcgataaaggacagaaatggtctggacctaacagaagcagaagatattaagaagaggtggcaagaatacatggaagaactatataaaaaggatcttcacgacccagataatcatgatgatgtgatcactaatctagagccagacatcttggaatgtgaagtcaagtgggtcttagaaagcatcactatgaacaaagctagtggaggtgatggaattccaattgagctgtttcaaatcctgaaagatgatgctgtgaaagtgctgcgctcaatatgccagcaagtttggaaaactcagcagtggccacaggaatggaaaaggtctgttttcattccaattccaaagaaaggcaatgccaaagaatgctcaaactactgcacaattgcactcatctcacatgctagtaaagtaatgctcaaaattctccaagccagacttcagcagtatgtgaactgtgaactccctgatgttcaaggtggttttagaaaagacagaggaaccagagatcaaattgccaacatccgctggatcatggaaaaaacaagagagttccagaaatacatctatttctgctttattgactatgccaaagcctttgactgtgtggatcacaatgaactgtggatggcatcacagactagaTGTACCTGA